A window of Haloarcula marismortui ATCC 43049 genomic DNA:
GTTGCTCAACGACTTTCGCGGCGCGGTCTGCACTCTCTTCGAGTGCGTCCTCGGCGGTCTTGTAGTCAGGCGCTTGCACCTGAATGCGGTACTCGGGCGACCCGACGTAGGTCACTTCGAGTTCGATCTCGTCGGGGACCTCGCCGTTGCCCTCCGCGGCCTGCAGCGCTTCCTTGATGATGTCGACGCCGTCGCTTTCGGGACAGGACAGGTCGACGTAGCCGGTGACCTGCACGTACGGCACGGAGACATTGTTCCGGGCCGTCTGGACGATGGCGTCGATCTCCTCCTCGGAGAGGTCGACGTCTTCGAGGGCGTCCTTCCCGTGGATCGCTGCCGACTCGAACCCATCGTACATCGAGCCGAACTCCGCCAACAGCTCGTTGGCGATGGCGGCGTAGGTCTCGTCGTCCAGGTCTTCGCCGAAGGCCAGCTCCATCCAGTTGTCGGCCTTCTGCTCGTTTTTCCACTCCTGAATCTTCTCTTTTCGCTGGTGGTCGTTGACGTCCTTGATCGAGAGGTCGATCTGCTGGGCGCTCTCGTCGACGTCAAGCACCTTGGCAACGACTGTCTGCCCTTCGTTGACGTGGTCGCGGACGTTCTTGATCCATCCGCTGGCGACCTCGGAGATGTGACAGAGGCCGCGCTTGCCTTCGTACTCGTCGAGGTCGACGAAGACGCCGAAGTCCTCGATCTCGTCGATCTTGCCGACGACGAGTTCGCCCGGTTCGGGCCAGCCGCTGTATTTCATCCTATCGGGCCTCGACGACGGCGGTCACTTCGCCTTCGATGTCGGCCTTGCCGCCCGTCGGGCGGGCGATGGTGTGGCCACAGACGGCACACGAAACTTCGCTCGCGGCCTTCTCGAAGAGAGACTGTTCGTTCTCGCAGTCGGGACATTCGACGGTGATGAAGCTTCCTGCCATCGTTACTCCTGGAACTCCA
This region includes:
- a CDS encoding translation initiation factor IF-2 subunit alpha translates to MKYSGWPEPGELVVGKIDEIEDFGVFVDLDEYEGKRGLCHISEVASGWIKNVRDHVNEGQTVVAKVLDVDESAQQIDLSIKDVNDHQRKEKIQEWKNEQKADNWMELAFGEDLDDETYAAIANELLAEFGSMYDGFESAAIHGKDALEDVDLSEEEIDAIVQTARNNVSVPYVQVTGYVDLSCPESDGVDIIKEALQAAEGNGEVPDEIELEVTYVGSPEYRIQVQAPDYKTAEDALEESADRAAKVVEQHGGSGQFHRERSEDDE
- a CDS encoding 30S ribosomal protein S27e; its protein translation is MAGSFITVECPDCENEQSLFEKAASEVSCAVCGHTIARPTGGKADIEGEVTAVVEAR